aactaaaataattataaaaacatAATGGACGACAGATTTCATggtaatattaatattttaatttgtaaCAATAGAAACTTAGCTTAATTCACACGCCCAGTACGTGTCAAGCATGCGATACTTCCTTTATCGATTCCCACTCGATAAGGTTCAAACTTCAAAGGCCAATATTTCtatgattatttttcttttctttttcgtcCAACAATAAAATCATATTCTTAAAaggagtgaaaaaaaaaaaagaaaatataagtaAAAGTAAAttggttaaaaaataattaggaaAAATACCTTTTCATCGTAGGTTTTGGAATTAGTTTCTGTAtaattcataaatttcaaaatgttacgtATATAGTCATCATGTTTTGAGTtcgattttaatttagttaataaattttaaaatattacaattttacctatgaaatttgatttttgtttcaatttgatatataggtttcaagattttacatttctaatatttatttttcattaaatactaaTTTTCAACTATTAACGTCAATATCtcttaactaatttaaaataattgtaaaattaaactttaaattaaacttttaaaaatgttgagaaatagtgaaacttaatttattataattatgaatgAAGTTATGTTCAAATGGGTTAATATCATTTGGTTAGTTTAGCTAATTAGCACCCAATTATGAATGAAGCTAGACTACTTcagattattttaaatttaaattttctttatatGCCCCAATATTAGAGCATCTAATTGAGATCCAGTTATTTggaaatcatttaatttttagtttttaaaaattaatcctaTACTTTTTGCTAATGTTTAAGTACCTATTTCATCactcaaaattaaaactttatgtAATCATGATAATGTGTATGTTAGACTTTCTTTTAaggttaaaattaaacttaatgtgtattagatttttttaaaggttaaaataaaatgggtatattagttttttcttttttctttttgttaaaaaatatttttgatgtCTAAACTTTCACAagagtaataatttagttcttagACTTTAgatagtaataatgtaattctttcactttcaaatttgtaatagtGTAGTatgatttaatgaaatttatcacaCATGTATATTGATAAATTGACcggaaatcaaatttatttctaAATCATAGGTCGTTGCATATCAAAAAATTgacttgaaaatttttaaaatagagaCTAAATCATTACTTATTAAAGTTAAGAAACCAAAtcgttacaaatttaaaagtacaaaaactaagaccccgtttggtaatcatttggtttttggtttttgtttttttaaaatgaaacatgtttcatctatatttcttataatgatttgtatcttttttaaatacaatggttgaattctaactaattttaaaaacaaaaataactttttgaatttttttttggtttaaaaaaatttattcggtttttaaatttgataaaaagtagataacaaagggaGAAGAAATTTGGGATGGAAGTAGTGTGAATtgaactaatttttaaaaataaaaataaaaataaaaatagttattaaactaAATCTAAATAATTATCGACTAAAGTTCAAGAATTAAGTTGTTAATTTTATATAAGTTCTAAGgactaaataattttttttaatatgttttaaaaatttagaatcaAGATAAAGATATTAACGgtaactaaacttgtaatttaatctcataaatatttgattgtgtTACTTTATTGAATGAAAGTCAAAGATGTTGTAACCTCCGCCTTTCCATTTATTTCCCATTTATTGAAGTTCAGAAGATAACAGAATTTGCCTTACATTTCACAGAACAAACTTCTCtgtctctttctctctctcatggAAGGACAATCGCCGCCGCCGAAATGGGAAGGAGAAGTCTCCGCCGAGACAACCGCCGGAAAGCCCCACGAAATCTGGCCGCTGTTGGCCGACGACTTCTGCAGCCTCCACAAATGGCTTCCCATCGACACATGTCACTACGTGGAAGGCGTCCCGGGGCAGCCGGGCCTGATCCGGTACTGCGCCTCCACCGACATGATATCGTCGCCGGAGCCGTCGATCAAGTGGGCCCACGAGAGGCTGACTCAGATTGATCCAACCAAATATACTCTCACCTACGAGATCCGTGAGAACAACATCGGATTCAAGTCGTATGTGGCCACCATGAAGCTGCTGCCGGACGGCGGCGGCGACGGAGGCGGAGGGTGCAAGATCGTGTGGTCGTTCGTGGCGGATCCGATCGAAGGGTGGCCGCTGGAGGAGTTTGTGAAGTATCTCGATTTTTCTTTGCATCACATGGTGAACAAAATGGCTGAGTATTTGCAGAAAAGTCCCTGAGAACTTTCTGGAATTCATCCAATTGTGTGTGAAATAATTTGGTATgaaatatcatccatatttatattaaaactatctGGACCttaaatttgaataagattgTTTGCTtgtatctaaaattttaatttttaaaaatgatcatTTGTGTTTGTTTGATGATTGTATATAAGACCAAGATGTATGTCTAAAGTGAAGTTTTGACAGAGTTCTATAAGAAcgataattaatttgaattttaaaaattttaaattaaaaaagtaacACTTTGGAGGTGGATTCAGTGGTTGATTTCATATAAAAACTTTTACTTTTTGACCAACACTAAGTACGTTACAAACTATACCTACAGTGCAAATCAACCCGAATCGATTCactaatttgatttaattataaattgttatgGGTGCACCTTCATTTATTAACTAGTAGATATGGTACATGATTTAGGGAAACCGTGAACCAGATCCACGATTCACCTatcctattttttaaaaatagtttgacTTTCACtctattattatcattatttttttaaattacatgtttttttagataaaaaaaatctcaatttcgatgtataataaaagaatatgcccaattttaattaaaaacaacaaaaatgacccatttaaaataaaagtgaaaacaaagataaaaatttggatgacaaaaaaaggacaaaaaacGACCTAGAACCAatataaaccaaattgaataaaaactaatatgttaattttgttttttttggacATTGGGTTGGATTCATTATTTGTAGGAATCAAATCAACTTTCATCCTTAGGTACACCTACCTTTTTGTGGCTCACTCCATCATATAACACTACAATAATTTTGgacttcaatgtcggttgaaaaaagtgctcttcgattttttttaaacggatctttaatgtcggttttaaaccgatattGAAGATGGGCtacaatgtcgatttaaaaccgacattaaaggcctcttattttttttcaactttattaaaaACCCATTTCAAATTAAAGGATTTTCTCTCTCATTTCACTTCTCTCTTACCAAACCCTCACCTCTCTCAGCTTGGTCGTGCACATCAGTTCGTGGGTTGTCGTCACCGGTATTGGTTGGATCTCTGTCATCGTGGGCTTCTTCCGTTGGTGGGTCACCGTCGTGGGTGTTTTTCGGTTGATTTTCGGTTGGTTTTCGTCGGTGCGTCGGTGTTCTTGAGGTGTTCCCGTGAGTTGTTGTCACCAGTTTTGCTTAGATCTCTGTCATCGTAGGCTTCTTCCGGTGGTGGGTCATCGTCGTGGGTGTTCTNCTGGCGTGTTCTTTAAGTGGGGTTTCAGTCCAATTGGTTCCGGTCATAGAGGTGGGTCGCTGGCATCGTGGTCAGCTCGCCGTTCGTGCTCGCCAGCGTTCCAATCTTCGAGCTCCAGTTCGGATCTCTTTAAGTTTGTGGGTTGTTTAAGTTGTTTGCTTGGAAaggtataattttattttcatatgaattttcaatttagtaatttaaagttatttaattcattctatatttattttaatgattaagcttattgaaattttgaaatgttggaattaaattagctgaagaatatatacttggttggtagtcttgaaatttattgattattgattggtgtggttcaagtgttatttcattaattttatgttttgttccaatgattaagcttctttaaatttattgatgttggaatgaaattagttgaaaaatatgtacttggttgataatcttgcttggtgtggttcaagtatatatcaaaatccttttctttcaaatatatataaactaatttggtcttatttggataattaagtttgattggtgtggttcaagtgttatttcattaattttatgttttgtttcaataattaagcttcttgaaatttgttaatgtttgaataaaattagttaaaaaacatgtacttggttgatagtcttgcttggtgtggttcaagtatATATCAGAACCAATTTGTTAATGTTTTAGGTCttattgttgattatggttaaatttacAAGCTTACGGTTACTaatttttccttgttattgtttttcttttttgtagattaagttgcatattttacgATCATAGAtaagtcatggatgaaaatgaatagaattTCAGCTGATGTTTAGGGGtgagatgtttattaaaaatggtctacaacattcaaatataccgaatgtcatgagttgtccatgtttgaagtgtgtgaatgcaaagactctaaatgtgaacaaaataagagatcacttattttttaatggtatagatcaaagttatcaAACATGGATTTTTCACGGTGAACCATTaccgattaagagaaacaatgaaaatgtgtctactagtgaaagagacAAAGTTGATGTTGGCCAATCATTACCCAAGTAGAGATTGACGTAATTTGAACccaatgggcaagttttgttggccgatttATGTAAGGATGTActtcttgttttttgtctcaatagaatgtaaatgctagcttagaatgaatgtaaatttatctaatcatgatctgtttattggaagatttatgtataatatttttgtgtttatCCTATTTGGTGTTAAGTATTCATggaagtactaattgatatttgtaaatgagagaaatgatagCTTGGTGTAATTATTCTATGATAGTGTGTTATTGTTATTCAAATATTGGtgattagtgtgtttatttcatatttgatgagtatatgtaatggattggaaatattaatttttgtttgtggataaattcataggtggaagacaaatattgatggttTGCCAtgcattgtttaatattttttaataaaaaacaatgtcggacatttcctgacccaacacgagacatataatgtcgtttttaacttttctactgatattaaaaatggatttgacgacgaaattaaaaaaaaaggacaataattgaaaaaacgGACATAGATTATgagcttcaatgtcggtttaaaggcCTTCAATAGATTCTGGACTTTAGTTGACAATCGACATAAAAgacagtgttattaaagccctttaatgtcgatttaaaaccctatctttaatgtcggttgcttttaaaggttttaataacactatcttaaATGTCGGTTGTCAACGACATAGTCCTAAATTTTTGTAGTGTAATGAGAAGTATTAAACTtgtttagattaaaaaaatatatagaaaatttGTCGTGTAATAAATTATGATTAGATAATTAGATAAGCTATAAAAAGATACGTgcaatttagagaaaaatatatttttccaatGGATAATTAATATTGTCAGAACCAAAATGTTGAAGAAAATTCCACGTTTGCACTTTTAAAAGTCAgatgctttttcttttttcccttctttttctatTGGTATACATCCGATAATTGATCTTCGAATTTGGAttgttctttattattattattatttttttaaaaaaactcaattATTTGGGAGGAATATTCAGAAAATTAGTCGACGTGATGTTAACGAGGATGAAGACAAGACTGGTGTGAGATTGAAGACCACAAATTTAAGATTTTGTTTCTCTGTCTTGTGCCTgaactatatttttttatatttatatatatagtataatttaaattaaattatttaatacaaatatacATCATATTGGTCCATGATTTTAtagattttgtatattttaaatagatatttaatatcgttattgatttcacatcatttcacttttaaaaatcatttaagattttgtttttatgtCTGATGTCTATgtgaattatattttttatattatatatatagtatgatttaaattaaattatttgatacaaatattGATCATATTGGTCAATTATAAATCATCTATTTGTTTTAtagattttgtatatttttaatagATATTTAATATCGTTATTGGTTTAAAATCATTTAAGATTTTGTTGGTgcctatattttttatattatattatattatattatatatttatagtatgatttaaattaaattatttaatacaaatattGATCATATTGGTCAATTATAAATCGTCTATTTGTTTTAtagattttgtatattttaaatagatatttaatatcGTTATTtgtttcacatcatttcacttTTAAAAATCTATGATTTTTTCCAAGAAACTTAAAAGAATCCATGTAACATGAAGTTTATAACATCCTCCATACAAGTGTGATTTTTGTACTTATAGATGAATAGTAAAAGTATAATCTAACTTGTTCGCATGAGATTTTCGGAGAAACTTATTTCGTAGAGTTAAACTTGTGTTGATGTAGATTTGATATGGATGTGATTCGATATCGGGTTCTTGATTCTCCGATTCTCTCTTTGAATGCGTCAAGTGTTCAACTTCAAAAGTTAGGGATTCTTCTTTAGAATGCAAAATTATTGACTCACACATGAAGAgaactctatttatagagtttttagGTAAACTTTGTGGGCTTGGACTCGGTTGGTCCACGGACCTAGACTCCTAGacccaattagttggatttgAGTCTAATCTAGGCCAAGTTAAGCCTATTTTGGGCTCAATTAGACTTTAGCctaaattataatatcaaattggacaaAACTagttttattcaatccaatggATATGATGAAAACATgtggcgtcatcgaaatttgtcaaTTTATgctttaatttcaatttcaatttcaatttgggatacatatcaacttttaattagtccaaaattcaattatttgtaattttgtcattaatttggtaaatgactgtcaatttgtgattggtccaaaattttccGTTCaacacaattaattaaaaaattaatataaattattcattatattaattttagttgATTATTATTTTACGCTATCTTAACTgcttaatatcaaattttactATTAGCATTAATATTGTActttatatttatctaattattttttattaattaaatcaagtaCTTCAatcattatttaatataaatatatttttattttaaatgattgaataattaattaacattaaatatattacatagttatttaattttgacttttatatataaaattgataaatcAAACCCATATTTATCTATTATCATGCGTACCAAATATGAAAATGAATTAttctaaacatttaaaatttaagatatttaatattcaaattcaaaacattatgacagataaaagaaaaaattggaaaataccCAATTGATGAGAGCtacttttcaaataatttatagtGACATTTGAGCAAGTCGTTTTCAAGTCAAACTTACCTGAAAAAAGGGAGGTTGAAAAGATAGAATTGATTGATTGTTTTGATTTCATTTTGTGAAGTATTTATTGTTGTTCTTCTCACTAATTATTCCACTCAGTTAAGTATATGTACAAATTTTAGTTCATGCAATATGATCTACAAACTTTTGTTCATACCCATCAAGTTATGATCATCAAAATGTTTTATATGATAATCAGAGATCATAAAACtaaaatgtatctatatacgTGTGACATATATAAATTCCATATAATATGactattcatttatttatttttatctcaATGGTATGAtggtttttataaaaatatgaaattaaatggatTTGATTTAAAGAAACATTTAACTGGAGGTAAAATAGTGTCAAACTATTTATTGAAatagcaaaagaaaaaagaaaaaaaaatactctttcAACATATTCAGATTATACATGCaaagaaataacaaatatataagtAAAACATATAGtggaaaaatagaattttgGAATTCAAATAACAGACGAACAAAACCATTTTGAAACAACTTGCAAATAACACATCCAAATAACTCTCAAAATATCATGAatgaatgttttaaaaaatgggcTAATGatcaagaaaagaaaagttaatCTATTAGATATACAAATTTCATACATACATTCCCATTAACCACTGGAACAAACAcaataaactatatatatattttttttttctgttcaATCCCCTGAAGATGCTCCTCATTCTAAAGAGGTTTATTGGCATTCTCAACCTCAGAATTTCAACCTTTTCTCCAACCAATTGATTATGTCCCGAGCAATCTCCTCTCGCTCAGGCTCGAACAGCAGGTCGTGTAAGAACCCTTCATACAGCTTTATGTCTTTGAATTCAGAAGCTGCCTCATTGTACAGATCCTGGGATGCTAGCGGATCCGTGACCTTGTCAGCTGTCCCGTGGAGGACAAAGAACGGGACGGTGATTGTCTTGATGTTTCGCATTAGGTATGATGAAATCCGCAAGATCTCGTGACCTGTTCGGACTCTGATTGGTCCAGTGTAGACTAATGGATCAGAGTATTTTGCCAAGAGTGCTGCAGGGTCCCTTGAAACTGGAATGCCTCTCTTGTTTGCACCCTTGAACTGAAACTTTGGAATAACCATGGAAAAGATTGGAGCTAGAGCCTACATTATGGGAAGTAAGTTCAACATCAGTGTGTTTATAAGCAAGAATTGCACTGTATTTCTTCTCGGCCAATCAAGACAGAATGTGTGATTACTTACACCGACAATAGGATGAGCGGGCTTAACTCGCAGGGCCGGTGAAGTCAGTATAATTCCCTTCACCATATTCTCTATGTGAGGGTTTGATGCAGCCTGTATAAAATTTTAGTTAAGGAGACTGAAAACTGACGTCATTTTGCAAGATGGGTAAGGAAGTGTTCTTTAAATTAACTGACCTTCAGAACAACGGCCCCTCCTGTGGAGTGTCCGAAGAGGAAACATGGTGTTTCAGGGTTCTCAGACTTAATTTTTTCTAAGAAAGACCCCTGCAGAACAGAAACAACAATAAATATCCCCTTCCAAATCTCAAAATACATTCAAACGACACGATCAGCAGTCTGAAACTCAAAACAGAATGCATAATCTAAACTACTTCCTTAAACAAATGACTCAATCACATCAAGAAACTGTCATCATCTGTTAGTAAATGTCTATTCTAATGTGCAGGAAAACAAAAGATGGAAACATGGTTGCACTATAACAAGATGACAAATTAGCATTAGAAATCAAAGGAATGTATTGGGGTTCGAGAAATGAAGATCAAACAAATCTTCACATTGGATGACGATATTGCATGCAGATCAATGAAAATCAAGTTGATCAAACacgaaaaaataaaaagtctaAAACTGAAGTAAATAGATGTCGACAAACTTACAGTATCAGCAACAACATG
This genomic window from Benincasa hispida cultivar B227 chromosome 4, ASM972705v1, whole genome shotgun sequence contains:
- the LOC120076329 gene encoding lachrymatory-factor synthase-like, whose protein sequence is MEGQSPPPKWEGEVSAETTAGKPHEIWPLLADDFCSLHKWLPIDTCHYVEGVPGQPGLIRYCASTDMISSPEPSIKWAHERLTQIDPTKYTLTYEIRENNIGFKSYVATMKLLPDGGGDGGGGCKIVWSFVADPIEGWPLEEFVKYLDFSLHHMVNKMAEYLQKSP
- the LOC120076832 gene encoding monoacylglycerol lipase, yielding MSRAEMDQLTSGASNRIIPIFKTLWTSLIFIHTFFLSLLLLLWPRRRRSQATSTPPVQSSVKKRRLVWRKEEEDTQRRRALAEVIEMGVNVGDGGSRGRWSTSLFYGVKRNALFCRSWLPESGELKGILIIIHGLNEHSGRYAHFATQLTSCNFGVYAIDWIGHGGSDGLHGFVPSLDHVVADTGSFLEKIKSENPETPCFLFGHSTGGAVVLKAASNPHIENMVKGIILTSPALRVKPAHPIVGALAPIFSMVIPKFQFKGANKRGIPVSRDPAALLAKYSDPLVYTGPIRVRTGHEILRISSYLMRNIKTITVPFFVLHGTADKVTDPLASQDLYNEAASEFKDIKLYEGFLHDLLFEPEREEIARDIINWLEKRLKF